The sequence below is a genomic window from Chryseobacterium foetidum.
AGAAAGTACCATTTTTTACTCCATTAGAATTATGGGAGTTTTTTAATTCAGTATTCAAATACTGAAACATTTCGTCGACATTCTGATTGAATTTATCCACAACATTAACTGTGGATGGAATAGAAATTCTTGTTTTTTGTACTTTCAAATTAACATAGCTCTGTTTAAATATTTTTTTCAAAAAAGAAGTTTCATCAGCAATAATAACACTATTTCGACCTTTGAATACTTGAACTAATGTAACTTTGATTTTCCTTTGATTGGATGTGCTGTTTTTTACAACTATTAACTTTCCCACATCTTCTCCTATCCCATCTTTAAATGCTTGTATGATTATTTCCTGGTCTGTAACAAACTCATTTGTACAAGTAATTTCCAAACACTGATCTATTGTATGTTTGCCTGCAGAAGTTGGTATAGGCTTGAGTAATTTGGCAGTAAAATAATTGGTGTCATATTCTAATTCAAAACTTTCAGGTTGCTCCTCAGTCTCTATTTTTAGCTGAAGTATTGCCTTATTATTTGGTAGTAAAGAAAGATATGGAATTATGTAATAATAGGGATACTTCCCATTTTTCTTCCATGTAACAATCATTTTTCTAAATTCCGAGGTTACCAACTTATCATATTCTGAAGTTAAGTTGTGAAAGTTTGGATTACAATAATCAAATCCATATTTCGTTTTCGGATAAGTATAGTTTCCCATTATATCTCTATACCATTTTTTGTCACCACTCTGTCCTGTGTCTCCCGTTCTAATCCAATCAAACCCATATTCACCATTCCACTTGTTATGCGGTCTGAACTGCACAAGACATTTCGCTTTAATTTCTCCCGCTGCAGGTTTTGAAGGATTTTGGAAACTTATACCATTTGTTTCCCCCTTTTCGGTAATCAATTCTATCGCGTTATCAATAATACTACTTTCAGAAAAAATGCTATAATCTTTCCCAATAACTTCTGTTATCTTACCTTTTACAATTCTAGTCCTGCTCATAGTTTTTAGTAATTTTTACTGCGTTCACCACTGTTATTCTGAACTTCGTTTTGAGCATGTTTGCTTATCGAGCCATGTGAACTCGTTTCAATTCCCTTTTCAGAATTAATCACAGTTTTACCCTGCTTAACTTCACTATGCACGTCACCCTCAATCATTTCCGTCAGTTTTCCCGTAATAAACATACTCGTATTTCCCAACACAGAAGTCATTTTCATCGCACCCACACTTTGCGTAGCATTCATTCCAATACTCTGACTTCTGTTCATGCCAATGGTGTCAGACTGATCTCTACCTACCGTCGTTGTCATATTTTCCGCAACATTAATAAACATATTCTTACAATTCAAAGTCATCGTCTCCGGTGCCGTAATATTGATATTGCTTCCCGTCGTATCCAGATGAATTTCATTACCGCTTTTATCTGTAATAATAATACTTTCATCTTCAGTAAAAACCACTTTATGTCCACTTCTCGTCATAATAGATTTCACTCTGTTATCAGCAAAA
It includes:
- a CDS encoding zinc metalloprotease, with protein sequence MSRTRIVKGKITEVIGKDYSIFSESSIIDNAIELITEKGETNGISFQNPSKPAAGEIKAKCLVQFRPHNKWNGEYGFDWIRTGDTGQSGDKKWYRDIMGNYTYPKTKYGFDYCNPNFHNLTSEYDKLVTSEFRKMIVTWKKNGKYPYYYIIPYLSLLPNNKAILQLKIETEEQPESFELEYDTNYFTAKLLKPIPTSAGKHTIDQCLEITCTNEFVTDQEIIIQAFKDGIGEDVGKLIVVKNSTSNQRKIKVTLVQVFKGRNSVIIADETSFLKKIFKQSYVNLKVQKTRISIPSTVNVVDKFNQNVDEMFQYLNTELKNSHNSNGVKNGTFYDDSYKIFYVTDVCETNDCGGGYILGYSHELPKSPVKSNSIKSSVIVFNLALTQKKITMNKSAASCTASHELLHAIGLSHTFDDYSKYIFKQCETDNIMDYNDDVTNLVGKQTYKWQWDLIKKQI